AGACCGTAGAGAGTTTTACCCCGATGCTCCGGAAAGAAACTGACGAAACTGCGCAGGTGCTTGAGTATCTGTTGCAGGGACTCCTCACGCAGGCGGCTCTTGATCTCGACGAGGTACACCTCGTTGACCTCGCCATTGGTAATGCCGACGACGTCGATCTGCAACGAGTGACCGTTGCGGCGGGCACGAGCGTCAGTGACCACGGCGTCGACCTCGAACTTCTCATAGAGGATGTCGCGGATCGATGGCAACGCCA
This portion of the bacterium genome encodes:
- a CDS encoding DUF3782 domain-containing protein, yielding ALPSIRDILYEKFEVDAVVTDARARRNGHSLQIDVVGITNGEVNEVYLVEIKSRLREESLQQILKHLRSFVSFFPEHRGKTLYGLLAAVDVPEEFEKRVLSQGIYLAKIHGDLFELVTPVGFEPRGFPS